One Streptomyces sp. SAI-135 DNA segment encodes these proteins:
- a CDS encoding AAA family ATPase: MDFGTQGPEAPADLAWLRGVDAYTMGAYPQAEDEFRTAVRIDPGMADGWLGLHALRVDTTTALLRMFRHRERFGEQRARHRRTLNSWYWLGWWVQPVLESPRDLLLAHASHWLDGRHVPELDRALAGLPPVDTDQQVRFLHACRAYLVKDWEQLVRHTDPLIDDPMLGIEAGLFGGMARVRLEMYGQAEPLLSAALMRCRSEQPQRKELRYWLARAHEGTGRSAAALPLYRAVHRVDPAFMDTSARLAAIAEGDGYDDPADLAAITLSGFGQDALEGPDGIDPLFGVEGRELKLSDPEPPPTGPLPSMTDPAGRERSGTPAGPLPAGPTDPVLLEEALTELERMVGLEPVKRQVKALSAQLNMARLRAGQGLPVQPPKRHFVFSGPSGTGKTTVARILGRVFYALGLLGGDHLVEAQRADLVGEYLGQTAVKANELIDSALGGVLFVDEAYSLSNSGYGKGDAYGDEALQVLLKRAEDNRDHLVVILAGYPEGMDRLLSANPGLSSRFTTRVDFPSYRPLELTSIGEVLAAENGDVWDEEALDELRSIAGHVVDQGWIDELGNGRFLRTLYEKSCAYRDLRLSTYPGMPSRDDLSTLRLADLMQAYGEVLSGRGPQDPSAM; encoded by the coding sequence GGACGAGTTCCGTACCGCGGTGCGGATCGATCCCGGAATGGCCGACGGCTGGCTCGGGCTGCACGCGCTGCGGGTCGACACGACGACCGCGCTGCTCAGGATGTTCCGGCACCGCGAGCGCTTCGGTGAACAGCGCGCCCGGCACCGGCGCACCCTCAACTCCTGGTACTGGCTGGGCTGGTGGGTGCAACCGGTGCTGGAGAGCCCGCGGGACCTGCTGCTCGCGCACGCCTCGCACTGGCTGGACGGCCGCCATGTCCCCGAGCTGGACCGGGCCCTCGCGGGTCTGCCCCCGGTGGACACCGATCAGCAGGTCCGCTTCCTGCACGCCTGCCGTGCCTACCTGGTCAAGGACTGGGAGCAGCTGGTCCGGCACACCGACCCGCTGATCGACGACCCCATGCTCGGCATCGAGGCCGGCCTGTTCGGCGGCATGGCCCGGGTCCGCCTGGAGATGTACGGCCAGGCCGAACCGCTGCTCTCGGCGGCCCTGATGCGCTGTCGCAGCGAACAGCCGCAGCGCAAGGAGCTGCGGTACTGGCTGGCCCGGGCGCACGAGGGGACGGGCCGCTCCGCCGCCGCGCTCCCCCTCTACCGGGCCGTGCACCGCGTCGACCCCGCCTTCATGGACACCTCGGCCCGGCTGGCCGCGATCGCCGAGGGCGACGGGTACGACGACCCGGCCGACCTCGCGGCGATCACGCTCTCCGGGTTCGGCCAGGACGCGCTGGAGGGACCCGACGGCATCGATCCGCTCTTCGGGGTCGAGGGGCGCGAGCTGAAGCTCTCCGATCCGGAGCCGCCGCCCACCGGCCCGCTGCCGTCCATGACCGACCCGGCGGGACGCGAGCGGTCCGGCACCCCGGCGGGGCCACTGCCCGCGGGACCCACCGACCCCGTCTTACTGGAGGAGGCTCTCACCGAACTGGAGCGCATGGTGGGCCTGGAGCCGGTGAAGCGCCAAGTCAAGGCACTGTCCGCCCAGTTGAACATGGCCCGGCTGCGCGCCGGGCAGGGCCTGCCGGTCCAGCCGCCCAAACGGCATTTCGTCTTCTCCGGGCCCTCCGGCACCGGCAAGACCACGGTGGCCCGCATCCTGGGCCGCGTCTTCTACGCCCTCGGCCTGCTCGGCGGCGACCACCTCGTGGAGGCGCAGCGGGCGGATCTGGTCGGGGAGTACCTCGGCCAGACGGCGGTCAAGGCCAACGAACTGATCGACTCGGCGCTCGGCGGGGTGCTCTTCGTCGACGAGGCGTACTCGCTCTCCAACTCCGGCTACGGCAAGGGGGACGCGTACGGCGACGAAGCGCTCCAGGTGCTGCTGAAGCGGGCCGAGGACAACCGGGACCACCTCGTCGTGATCCTCGCCGGTTATCCGGAGGGCATGGACCGCCTGCTCTCCGCGAACCCGGGGCTGTCGTCCCGTTTCACGACCCGGGTGGACTTCCCGTCGTACCGCCCCCTCGAACTCACCTCCATCGGCGAGGTGCTGGCGGCGGAGAACGGCGACGTCTGGGACGAGGAGGCGCTGGACGAGCTGCGCTCCATCGCCGGGCACGTGGTGGACCAGGGGTGGATCGACGAGCTGGGCAACGGGCGGTTCCTGCGGACGCTGTACGAGAAGAGCTGCGCGTACCGGGATCTGCGGTTGTCGACGTATCCGGGGATGCCGAGTCGTGACGACTTGTCGACACTGCGGCTGGCGGATCTGATGCAGGCGTACGGGGAGGTCCTGTCGGGGCGGGGGCCGCAGGATCCTTCGGCGATGTAG
- a CDS encoding hemolysin family protein, whose amino-acid sequence MSVLQLLFAALLVLANGFFVGAEFALVSVRRSQIEPLGTARARQVLYGLERLPQMMAAAQFGITVCSLTLGAVAEPTVAHLLEPVFEWIHLPHGMIHPLGYVIALAAVVFFHLVIGEMVPKNLAMAAPEKVALWLSPGLVAFARVCRPITLALGACARAILRLFRVEPKDEVEAVFTSEQLNRLVEDSGQAGLLDPEEQERLEDALELGSRPVTDVLLKRESLVTVRPSVTPGQIIELTGRTGYSRFPIAAENGAFMGYLHVKDVLDLEDSQRAVPQQVWRPMTKLRSDLPLDDALTVMRRAATHLAQVADGSGKVLGLVALEDVLELLVGEVRDPAHRELPEVRVTEPRSSEEALAS is encoded by the coding sequence ATGAGCGTGCTCCAACTCCTCTTCGCCGCCTTGCTCGTGCTCGCCAACGGCTTCTTCGTCGGTGCCGAGTTCGCGCTGGTCTCCGTGCGCCGCAGCCAGATCGAACCGCTCGGCACGGCGCGCGCCCGCCAGGTCCTGTACGGCCTGGAGCGGCTGCCCCAGATGATGGCGGCGGCCCAGTTCGGCATCACGGTGTGCTCGCTGACGCTCGGCGCGGTCGCCGAACCGACGGTCGCGCACCTGCTGGAGCCGGTGTTCGAGTGGATCCACCTGCCGCACGGCATGATCCATCCGCTCGGCTATGTCATCGCCCTGGCCGCGGTCGTCTTCTTCCACCTCGTCATCGGCGAGATGGTCCCGAAGAACCTCGCGATGGCCGCGCCGGAGAAGGTCGCGCTGTGGCTCAGCCCCGGGCTGGTGGCCTTCGCGCGGGTGTGCAGGCCGATCACCCTCGCCCTCGGCGCCTGCGCCCGGGCCATCCTGCGGCTCTTCCGCGTCGAGCCCAAGGACGAGGTCGAGGCGGTCTTCACCAGCGAGCAGCTGAACCGGCTGGTGGAGGACTCCGGCCAGGCCGGCCTGCTGGACCCCGAGGAACAGGAACGCCTGGAGGACGCGCTGGAACTGGGCTCGCGCCCGGTCACCGACGTCCTGCTGAAGCGCGAGTCCCTGGTGACGGTGCGCCCCTCGGTGACCCCGGGCCAGATCATCGAGCTCACCGGCCGTACCGGGTACTCCCGCTTCCCGATCGCCGCGGAGAACGGCGCGTTCATGGGCTACCTGCACGTGAAGGACGTACTCGATCTGGAGGACTCCCAGCGGGCGGTGCCGCAGCAGGTCTGGCGGCCGATGACCAAGCTCCGCTCCGACCTGCCGCTGGACGACGCGCTCACGGTGATGCGGCGCGCGGCGACCCATCTGGCCCAGGTGGCGGACGGGTCGGGCAAGGTGCTGGGTCTGGTCGCCCTGGAGGACGTACTGGAGCTGCTGGTCGGTGAGGTGCGGGATCCTGCGCACCGGGAGCTGCCGGAGGTCAGGGTCACCGAGCCCCGGAGCAGCGAGGAGGCGTTGGCGTCGTAG
- a CDS encoding hemolysin family protein: protein MTIPLLLLGAAFLLILANGFFVAAEFGLVTVEATDAEKAAAEGDRRARRVAESLKELSFQLSGTQLGITITSLVVGMLAEPALAELLHGPFTAVGVPEGAVSGVAVVVGMLLASAVQMVIGELVPKNWAVSKPMQVARFVAGPQHAFARLFRPVIAALNAVANRLVRALGIEPAEELASARTPGELVSLARHSAQAGTLEQDTADLFVRTLSLAELTAQHVMTPRVKVSSLQASATAEDVVNLTRATGLSRFPVYREKIDEIVGMVHLKDALAVPVQDRLRTPVGRIARPALLVPETLPVQPLLARLRSEQPIAVVVDEYGGTAGVVTLEDIVEEIVGEVRDEHDDVTKETPELAAAPPEDGRLAWDADGSCRVDILQRIGLDVPEGPYETVAGLVADLLGRIPAVGDRAELPGWRLTVRQVGHYRAERVRLVRTVPAVNVMEAAR, encoded by the coding sequence ATGACCATCCCCCTGCTGCTCCTGGGAGCGGCGTTCCTGCTGATTCTCGCCAACGGCTTCTTCGTGGCGGCCGAGTTCGGCCTCGTCACCGTCGAGGCCACGGACGCCGAGAAGGCCGCCGCGGAAGGCGACCGTCGGGCCCGCAGGGTCGCCGAGTCGCTGAAGGAGCTGTCGTTCCAGCTCTCCGGCACCCAGCTCGGCATCACCATCACCTCCCTCGTCGTCGGCATGCTCGCCGAACCGGCGCTCGCGGAGCTGCTGCACGGCCCGTTCACGGCCGTCGGCGTCCCCGAGGGCGCGGTCTCCGGTGTGGCCGTCGTCGTCGGCATGCTGCTGGCCTCGGCCGTGCAGATGGTGATCGGCGAGCTCGTGCCCAAGAACTGGGCGGTCTCCAAGCCGATGCAGGTCGCCCGCTTCGTCGCGGGCCCCCAGCACGCCTTCGCCCGCCTGTTCCGGCCGGTGATCGCCGCCCTGAACGCCGTCGCCAACCGCCTGGTGCGCGCCCTCGGCATCGAGCCCGCCGAGGAGCTGGCCTCCGCCCGGACCCCCGGCGAGCTGGTCTCCCTGGCCCGCCACTCGGCCCAGGCCGGCACCCTGGAACAGGACACCGCGGACCTCTTCGTCCGCACCCTGTCCCTCGCCGAGCTCACCGCGCAGCACGTCATGACCCCGCGCGTGAAGGTCAGCTCGCTCCAGGCCTCGGCCACCGCCGAGGACGTCGTCAACCTCACCCGCGCCACCGGTCTGTCCCGCTTCCCCGTGTACCGGGAGAAGATCGACGAGATCGTCGGCATGGTCCACCTCAAGGACGCCCTGGCCGTCCCGGTCCAGGACCGGCTGCGCACCCCCGTCGGCCGCATCGCCCGCCCGGCGCTGCTGGTGCCCGAGACGCTCCCGGTCCAGCCCCTGCTGGCCCGGCTGCGCAGCGAGCAGCCCATCGCCGTCGTCGTCGACGAGTACGGCGGCACGGCCGGCGTGGTCACCCTGGAGGACATCGTCGAGGAGATCGTCGGCGAGGTCCGCGACGAGCACGACGACGTGACCAAGGAGACCCCCGAACTGGCCGCGGCCCCGCCCGAGGACGGCCGCCTCGCCTGGGACGCCGACGGCAGCTGCCGGGTCGACATCCTCCAGCGCATCGGCCTCGACGTGCCCGAGGGGCCGTACGAGACCGTCGCCGGACTGGTCGCCGACCTGCTCGGCCGTATCCCCGCCGTCGGCGACCGCGCCGAGCTGCCCGGCTGGCGGCTCACCGTGCGCCAGGTCGGGCACTACCGCGCAGAGCGGGTCCGCCTGGTCCGCACGGTCCCCGCGGTCAACGTCATGGAGGCCGCCCGATGA
- a CDS encoding PH domain-containing protein encodes MSSEPPTLPVTFRPGRTRAVLIGAGVAIFVTITVIALLLEQLGPGERLSFILTAALLAGVLFLLARVKVVADESGVTVQNIAGRRHLEWAEIIQVNLRPGDPWVFLNLSDGTSLPALGIQPGIAKQQAIADAKALRALAEARSTARSDEDQG; translated from the coding sequence ATGTCCTCCGAACCCCCCACCCTCCCCGTCACCTTCCGGCCGGGCCGCACCCGTGCCGTGCTGATCGGCGCGGGCGTCGCGATCTTCGTGACGATCACGGTGATCGCGCTCCTGCTGGAGCAGCTCGGCCCCGGTGAGCGCCTGAGCTTCATCCTCACCGCCGCCCTGCTCGCCGGTGTGCTGTTCCTGCTGGCGAGGGTGAAGGTCGTCGCCGACGAGTCCGGCGTCACCGTCCAGAACATCGCCGGCCGGCGGCACCTCGAATGGGCCGAGATCATCCAGGTGAACCTCCGCCCGGGCGACCCGTGGGTCTTCCTCAACCTCAGCGACGGCACCAGCCTGCCCGCCCTCGGTATCCAGCCGGGCATCGCGAAGCAGCAGGCCATCGCCGACGCGAAGGCCCTGCGGGCACTCGCCGAGGCCCGCTCCACAGCCCGCTCCGACGAAGATCAGGGCTGA
- the hisG gene encoding ATP phosphoribosyltransferase yields MLRIAVPNKGSLSGPAADMLHEAGYQQRRESKELRIVDPVNDVEFFYLRPRDIAIYVSSGQLDIGITGRDLLIDSGADAEEILPLGFARSTFRFASKPGTANGVEDLKGKTVATSYEGIVAGHLADNGIDAAVVHLDGAVETAIELGVAEVIADVVETGTSLRNAGLEVFGEPIMKSEAVVIRRTGADEDEAAESKVQQFLRRLQGVLVARTYVMMDYDCRVEQLEKAVALTPGLESPTVSPLHNEGWVAVRAMVPAKEAQRIMDDLYDIGARAILTTAIHACRL; encoded by the coding sequence ATGCTGCGCATCGCCGTCCCCAACAAGGGTTCCCTGTCAGGACCTGCGGCGGACATGCTGCATGAGGCCGGCTACCAGCAGCGCCGCGAGTCCAAGGAACTGCGCATCGTCGACCCGGTCAACGACGTGGAGTTCTTCTACCTCCGCCCCCGGGACATCGCGATCTACGTCTCCTCCGGCCAGCTCGACATCGGCATCACCGGCCGTGACCTGCTGATCGACTCCGGCGCCGACGCCGAGGAGATCCTGCCGCTCGGCTTCGCCCGCTCCACGTTCCGCTTCGCGTCCAAGCCGGGCACCGCGAACGGCGTCGAGGACCTGAAGGGCAAGACGGTCGCCACCTCCTACGAGGGGATCGTCGCCGGGCACCTCGCCGACAACGGCATCGACGCCGCCGTCGTCCACCTCGACGGCGCGGTCGAGACCGCCATCGAGCTCGGGGTCGCCGAGGTCATCGCGGACGTCGTCGAGACCGGCACCAGCCTGCGCAACGCGGGCCTGGAGGTCTTCGGCGAGCCCATCATGAAGTCCGAGGCCGTCGTCATCCGCCGCACCGGCGCCGACGAGGACGAGGCCGCGGAGTCGAAGGTCCAGCAGTTCCTGCGGCGCCTCCAGGGCGTCCTGGTGGCACGGACGTACGTGATGATGGACTACGACTGCCGCGTCGAGCAGCTCGAGAAGGCCGTCGCGCTCACCCCCGGCCTGGAGTCCCCGACCGTCTCCCCGCTGCACAACGAGGGCTGGGTCGCCGTCCGCGCGATGGTCCCCGCCAAGGAGGCGCAGCGGATCATGGACGACCTGTACGACATCGGCGCGCGGGCCATCCTGACGACGGCCATCCACGCCTGCCGTCTGTGA
- a CDS encoding phosphoribosyl-ATP diphosphatase encodes MSNKTFEELFTELQHKAANGDPATSRTAELVGKGVHAIGKKVVEEAAEVWMAAEYEGKEAAAEEISQLLYHVQVMMVARGISLDDVYAHL; translated from the coding sequence ATGTCCAATAAGACGTTCGAGGAGCTCTTCACCGAGCTCCAGCACAAGGCCGCCAACGGCGATCCCGCCACTTCCCGCACCGCAGAGCTGGTCGGCAAGGGCGTCCATGCCATCGGCAAGAAGGTCGTCGAAGAGGCCGCCGAGGTCTGGATGGCCGCCGAGTACGAGGGCAAGGAGGCGGCCGCCGAGGAGATCTCGCAGCTGCTCTACCACGTCCAGGTGATGATGGTCGCGCGCGGGATCTCCCTCGACGACGTCTACGCCCACCTGTAA
- the ribH gene encoding 6,7-dimethyl-8-ribityllumazine synthase, with the protein MSGKGAPELSVRNVGDLRVAVIAAQWHEKVMDGLVDGALRALHDLGIDEPTLLRVPGSWELPVVAKVLAGRGYDAIVALGVVIRGGTPHFEYVCQGVTQGLTQVSVETGVPVGMGVLTCDTEEQALDRAGLEGSNEDKGHEAVTAAVATAATLRSVSEPWH; encoded by the coding sequence GTGAGCGGCAAGGGTGCACCGGAGCTGTCCGTACGCAACGTGGGCGACCTCAGGGTCGCCGTCATCGCGGCGCAGTGGCACGAGAAGGTGATGGACGGACTGGTCGACGGCGCCCTGCGGGCCCTGCACGACCTGGGCATCGACGAGCCGACCCTCCTCAGGGTCCCCGGCAGCTGGGAACTCCCGGTCGTCGCCAAGGTCCTCGCGGGCCGCGGCTACGACGCGATCGTCGCCCTCGGTGTCGTCATCCGCGGCGGCACCCCGCACTTCGAGTACGTGTGCCAGGGCGTCACCCAGGGCCTCACCCAGGTCTCCGTCGAGACCGGCGTCCCCGTCGGCATGGGCGTGCTGACCTGCGACACCGAGGAACAGGCCCTGGACCGGGCCGGCCTGGAGGGCTCGAACGAGGACAAGGGACACGAGGCGGTGACCGCCGCGGTGGCCACGGCGGCCACCCTCCGCTCAGTATCCGAACCATGGCACTAG
- a CDS encoding bifunctional 3,4-dihydroxy-2-butanone-4-phosphate synthase/GTP cyclohydrolase II → MTAAPILYSTDGFEDFALDPVEQAIADIAAGRPIVVVDDEDRENEGDLVVAAEKITPEIVAFMMSECRGLICAPMEGDELERLKLPQMVDDNTESMKTAFTVSVDASGAHGVTTGISASDRATTLQLLASGDAEPTDFVRPGHIFPLRAKDGGVLTRNGHTEAAVDLARLAGLRPAGAIVEIAGEDGRMLRLPELIPFARKHGLTIISIEDLIAYRRSSEPTVRREAQTRLPTAHGTFTAYGYRSTVDGVEHVALVHGEIGDGEDVLVRVHSECLTGDVFGSLRCDCGPQLDASLERIQAEGRGVVVYLRGHEGRGIGLLSKLRAYELQEQGHDTLDANLELGLPADARDYGAGAQILEDLGVRSLRLMTNNPDKSDALLRHGLKVTGREPMPVQAGEHNLRYLRTKRDRMGHDLPWLDTTPVSTCSNQ, encoded by the coding sequence ATGACTGCCGCACCCATCTTGTACAGCACCGACGGGTTCGAGGACTTCGCGCTGGACCCCGTCGAGCAGGCCATCGCCGACATCGCGGCCGGCCGCCCCATCGTGGTCGTCGACGACGAGGACCGCGAGAACGAGGGCGACCTGGTCGTCGCCGCCGAGAAGATCACCCCCGAGATCGTCGCCTTCATGATGAGCGAGTGCCGTGGCCTGATCTGCGCCCCCATGGAGGGCGACGAACTCGAACGGCTCAAGCTCCCGCAGATGGTCGACGACAACACCGAGTCGATGAAGACCGCGTTCACCGTCTCCGTGGACGCCTCGGGCGCTCACGGGGTGACCACCGGGATCTCGGCGTCCGACCGCGCGACCACGCTTCAGCTCCTCGCGAGCGGTGACGCCGAGCCCACCGACTTCGTCCGCCCCGGCCACATCTTCCCGCTGCGCGCCAAGGACGGAGGCGTCCTCACCCGCAACGGCCACACCGAGGCCGCCGTCGACCTCGCCCGCCTCGCGGGACTGCGCCCGGCGGGCGCGATCGTGGAGATCGCGGGCGAGGACGGCCGGATGCTCCGCCTCCCCGAGCTGATCCCCTTCGCCCGCAAGCACGGCCTGACGATCATCTCCATCGAGGACCTGATCGCCTACCGCCGCAGCAGCGAGCCCACGGTCCGCCGCGAGGCCCAGACCCGGCTGCCCACCGCCCACGGCACCTTCACCGCGTACGGCTACCGCTCCACCGTCGACGGCGTCGAGCACGTCGCCCTCGTCCACGGCGAGATCGGCGACGGCGAGGACGTCCTGGTCCGCGTCCACTCCGAGTGCCTCACCGGCGACGTCTTCGGCTCCCTGCGCTGCGACTGCGGCCCCCAGCTCGACGCCTCCCTGGAACGCATCCAGGCCGAGGGCAGGGGAGTGGTGGTCTACCTGCGCGGCCACGAGGGGCGCGGCATCGGCCTGCTGTCCAAGCTCCGGGCCTACGAACTCCAGGAGCAGGGCCACGACACCCTCGACGCCAACCTGGAGCTCGGCCTGCCCGCCGACGCCCGGGACTACGGGGCGGGCGCGCAGATCCTGGAGGACCTCGGCGTGCGCAGCCTGCGTCTGATGACCAACAACCCGGACAAGTCCGACGCCCTCCTGCGGCACGGCCTCAAGGTCACAGGCCGGGAGCCGATGCCCGTCCAGGCGGGCGAGCACAACCTCCGGTACCTGCGCACCAAGCGGGACCGGATGGGCCACGACCTTCCCTGGCTGGACACCACCCCGGTGTCCACCTGCAGCAACCAGTAA
- a CDS encoding nicotinamide mononucleotide transporter family protein: MNSLNTEAFTLFGQHILWSDMIGNILGLIALALGWRRNLWSWPVQFASGLILFGAFYGHLTGSAGKQAVVMVVALYGWWQWNRNKGQSGDGHIAPRFATWRERGALVGAAAVGTVAVALLFKAYPSLSWDPWPDAYIFVGTVVAMYAQARGMVEFWFAWLLVDLVGVPLNFANGYAFSGFVYVIYGALVLWGMRDWWLRSRKSARPVMEGAPA; encoded by the coding sequence GTGAACTCCCTCAACACCGAGGCCTTCACCCTGTTCGGCCAGCACATCCTCTGGTCCGACATGATCGGCAACATCCTGGGCCTCATAGCCCTCGCCCTCGGCTGGCGGCGCAACCTGTGGAGCTGGCCGGTGCAGTTCGCCTCCGGCCTCATCCTCTTCGGCGCCTTCTACGGCCACCTCACCGGCAGCGCCGGAAAGCAGGCCGTCGTGATGGTCGTCGCGCTGTACGGCTGGTGGCAGTGGAACCGCAACAAGGGGCAGTCGGGCGACGGGCACATCGCGCCCCGCTTCGCCACCTGGCGCGAGCGCGGTGCCCTGGTCGGCGCCGCCGCGGTCGGCACCGTCGCCGTCGCCCTGCTCTTCAAGGCCTACCCCAGCCTGTCCTGGGACCCCTGGCCGGACGCCTACATCTTCGTCGGCACCGTCGTCGCCATGTACGCCCAGGCCCGCGGCATGGTCGAGTTCTGGTTCGCCTGGCTCCTCGTCGACCTCGTCGGCGTCCCGCTGAACTTCGCCAACGGCTACGCCTTCTCCGGCTTCGTCTACGTCATCTACGGCGCGCTCGTCCTGTGGGGCATGCGCGACTGGTGGCTGCGCTCGCGGAAGTCCGCGCGGCCCGTCATGGAAGGAGCGCCGGCATGA
- a CDS encoding riboflavin synthase: MFTGIVEELGEITAVENLGDACRFRLRGPVVTEGAKHGDSIAVNGVCLTVVDHEGDEFTADVMAETLDRSSLGALGVGSRVNLERPTAVGARLGGHIVQGHVDGTGEVLERKPSEHWEIIKISLPADLSRYVVEKGSITVDGISLTVVDAGPDYFTVSLIPTTLALTTLGLKQPGAPVNLEVDVVAKYVERLLASSQGAGK, encoded by the coding sequence GTGTTCACCGGAATCGTCGAAGAGCTGGGCGAGATCACCGCCGTCGAGAACCTCGGCGACGCCTGTCGCTTCCGACTGCGCGGCCCCGTCGTCACCGAAGGTGCGAAGCACGGGGACTCCATCGCCGTCAACGGCGTCTGCCTCACCGTCGTCGACCACGAGGGCGACGAGTTCACCGCCGACGTCATGGCCGAGACCCTCGACCGCTCCAGCCTCGGCGCCCTGGGCGTCGGCTCCCGCGTCAACCTGGAGCGCCCCACCGCCGTAGGCGCGCGTCTCGGCGGGCACATCGTGCAGGGGCACGTGGACGGCACCGGCGAGGTCCTGGAGCGCAAGCCCTCCGAGCACTGGGAGATCATCAAGATCTCGCTGCCCGCGGACCTCTCCCGCTATGTCGTGGAGAAGGGCTCCATCACGGTCGACGGCATCAGCCTCACCGTCGTGGACGCGGGTCCCGACTACTTCACGGTCAGCCTGATCCCCACCACCCTCGCCCTGACCACGCTCGGCCTCAAGCAGCCCGGCGCCCCGGTCAACCTCGAGGTGGACGTCGTCGCCAAGTACGTCGAGCGCCTGCTCGCGAGCAGTCAGGGGGCGGGAAAGTGA
- a CDS encoding ROK family transcriptional regulator, giving the protein MPASPSTARAINDRLALRLLQQEGPLTAGQLKQLTGLSRPSVADLVERLAAAGLIDVVGESGEQRRGPNAKLYGIVAHRAHLAALDVRTEGVSVLVSDLLGRVLAEASVPIGGDTGTGPAVEQAVALVERTAKEAGVSELHTVGIGAPGLIDPASGELRDSGGLPAWHRRLVLALQERLPETRVHVENETNLAALAEQREGVARDRDTFVLLWLGHGTGAAVVLDGSLRRGASGGTGEIGFLPVPGTAVLPSATDCEGGFHSLAGSAAIAALAAEHGTAVGDEGDGPVAAGLVRQAVARASTAFLDALADRLAVGVASVAAILDPGCVVLGGEVGEAGGADLAARVEHRVRRMSPLPTEVRAGVLGGAAVLRGALLTARDRAQDELFAPH; this is encoded by the coding sequence ATGCCCGCATCCCCGAGCACCGCCCGGGCCATCAACGACCGGCTCGCCCTGCGCCTGCTCCAGCAGGAAGGCCCGCTGACGGCAGGGCAGTTGAAGCAGCTCACCGGTCTGTCCCGGCCGTCCGTCGCCGACCTCGTCGAGCGCCTCGCCGCCGCCGGACTGATCGACGTGGTCGGGGAGTCGGGGGAGCAGCGCCGCGGCCCGAACGCGAAGCTGTACGGCATCGTCGCCCACCGGGCCCACCTCGCGGCCCTCGACGTCCGTACCGAGGGCGTCTCCGTCCTCGTCTCCGACCTGCTGGGACGGGTACTGGCCGAGGCGTCGGTGCCCATCGGCGGGGACACCGGGACCGGGCCCGCGGTCGAGCAGGCCGTCGCGCTGGTCGAGCGGACGGCGAAGGAGGCCGGGGTGTCCGAACTGCACACCGTCGGCATCGGCGCCCCCGGCCTGATCGACCCGGCCAGCGGCGAACTCCGCGACTCCGGCGGCCTGCCCGCCTGGCACCGGCGGCTGGTGCTGGCCCTGCAGGAGCGGCTGCCCGAGACACGCGTCCATGTCGAGAACGAGACCAACCTCGCGGCCCTGGCGGAACAGCGGGAGGGGGTCGCCCGGGACCGGGACACCTTCGTCCTGCTGTGGCTCGGCCACGGCACGGGCGCGGCGGTCGTCCTGGACGGCAGCCTGCGCAGGGGTGCGTCGGGCGGCACGGGAGAGATCGGATTCCTGCCGGTTCCCGGCACGGCCGTCCTGCCGTCGGCGACCGACTGCGAAGGAGGCTTCCACTCCCTCGCGGGCTCCGCGGCGATCGCGGCGCTGGCGGCGGAGCACGGCACGGCGGTCGGGGACGAGGGGGACGGGCCGGTGGCCGCCGGGCTGGTCAGGCAGGCGGTGGCCCGCGCCTCGACGGCGTTTCTGGACGCCCTCGCGGACCGCCTCGCCGTGGGAGTAGCCTCCGTCGCCGCGATCCTGGATCCAGGTTGCGTGGTGCTCGGCGGTGAGGTGGGCGAGGCGGGCGGCGCCGACCTCGCGGCCCGGGTCGAACACCGGGTCCGCCGGATGTCGCCGCTGCCGACCGAGGTACGGGCCGGTGTCCTGGGGGGCGCGGCGGTGCTGCGCGGAGCCCTGCTGACCGCGAGGGACAGGGCTCAGGACGAGTTGTTCGCGCCGCACTGA